One Buteo buteo chromosome 4, bButBut1.hap1.1, whole genome shotgun sequence DNA segment encodes these proteins:
- the WNT16 gene encoding protein Wnt-16, which translates to MGRGPPPGPRLLLRAALLLALCPPAAAGTWMWLGIAAGGGPEKPGCSSPPLSRRQQELCKQKPELVPAIREGARLGLQECRSQFRHERWDCRPPPAARRGPAAAPAAAFAAASAAFGHQLGSGTKETAFIYAVTSAGLVHSVTRSCSAGNMTECSCDMNLRHGGSASEGWHWGGCSDDIHYGMSFSRRFLDVPVKNVTGKSGSGLAAMNLHNNEAGRQAVAKLMSVDCRCHGVSGSCAVKTCWKTMSSFEKIGRFLKDKYENSIQISDRLKKKLRRKEKSQRKIPIRKEDLLYVNKSPNYCVEDQKLGIPGTQGRECNRTSDGPDGCNLLCCGRGYNTHVVRHVERCECKFVWCCYVRCRRCETMTDVHTCK; encoded by the exons ATggggcgcggccccccccccggaccGCGCCTGCTGCTGCGGGCggccctgctgctggccctctgcccccccgccgccgccggcaccTGGAT GTGGCTGGGCAtcgccgccggcggcgggccGGAGAAGCCgggctgctccagccctccGCTGAGCCGCcggcagcaggagctgtgcaAGCAGAAGCCGGAGCTGGTGCCCGCCATCCGGGAGGGAGCTCGCCTGGGCCTCCAGGAGTGCCGCAGCCAGTTCCGACACGAGCGCTGGGactgccgcccgccgcccgccgcccgccgcggacccgccgccgcccccgccgccgccttcgccgccgcctccgccgccttCGGGCACCAGCTCGGCAGCG GCACGAAGGAGACCGCGTTCATATACGCAGTGACGTCGGCGGGCCTCGTGCATTCGGTGACGCGATCGTGCAGCGCAGGAAACATGACCGAGTGTTCCTGCGACATGAACCTGCGGCATGGCGGCTCGGCCAGCGAGGGCTGGCACTGGGGCGGCTGCTCTGACGACATCCACTACGGAATGTCGTTCAGCAGAAGGTTCCTGGATGTGCCCGTTAAGAACGTAACGGGCAAGAGCGGGAGCGGACTGGCGGCGATGAACCTGCACAACAACGAGGCTGGGAGGCAG gCTGTAGCAAAGCTGATGTCAGTGGATTGCCGTTGTCACGGTGTTTCTGGGTCCTGTGCTGTGAAAACTTGCTGGAAAACAATGTCCTCCTTTGAAAAGATTGGCCGGTTTCTAAAAGATAAGTATGAAAACAGCATACAAATATcagacagactgaaaaaaaagctacgcaggaaagaaaaaagccagcGAAAAATACCAATCAGGAAAGAAGACCTGCTGTATGTGAACAAATCGCCCAATTACTGTGTTGAAGACCAAAAATTGGGGATCCCTGGGACTCAGGGAAGGGAATGTAACCGCACCTCGGATGGACCCGACGGCTGCaacctgctctgctgtgggcGCGGGTACAACACCCACGTTGTCAGGCACGTGGAAAGGTGCGAATGCAAGTTTGTCTGGTGCTGCTACGTGCGCTGCCGGAGGTGCGAGACCATGACCGACGTACACACCTGCAAATAA